Proteins encoded by one window of Halorubrum ruber:
- a CDS encoding helix-turn-helix domain-containing protein: MYDFTFTITYEPGADEYVDLFIDRSSLQSEATYSCLDPSELWKLESVTGDAADLAAVDELLLDESVDRESISARACRSDRTTSLLTDERRRRVTYTYVSDVDYCESVPLITAKYVDGGVLFEQTRSGDTVRWRVLVQDDSKIGLLYDTLSAKLGDGLSFSFEHLTEVDHWESELLSRPDVPAEQRETLLLAVERGYFETPRDVTLDELAAELGEPRSTVSYRLRRATAELAKRFADQQA; encoded by the coding sequence ATGTACGACTTCACGTTCACGATAACGTACGAGCCCGGCGCAGACGAGTACGTCGACCTGTTCATCGACCGCAGCTCCCTCCAGTCGGAGGCGACCTACTCGTGTCTCGACCCCTCGGAGCTGTGGAAGCTCGAATCGGTGACCGGCGACGCGGCGGACCTCGCCGCCGTCGACGAGCTCCTCTTAGACGAGTCCGTCGACCGCGAGTCGATCAGCGCGCGGGCCTGTCGCTCGGACCGCACGACGAGCCTGTTGACCGACGAGCGGCGACGGCGAGTGACGTACACGTACGTCTCCGACGTGGACTACTGCGAGTCCGTGCCGCTGATCACGGCGAAGTACGTCGACGGGGGCGTGCTCTTCGAGCAGACGCGGTCCGGCGACACGGTCCGGTGGCGCGTGCTGGTCCAGGACGACTCGAAGATCGGGCTGTTGTACGACACGCTATCCGCGAAGCTCGGCGACGGCCTCTCCTTCTCGTTCGAACACCTGACCGAGGTCGACCACTGGGAGAGCGAGCTGCTCTCCCGGCCGGACGTCCCCGCCGAGCAGCGCGAGACCCTGCTGCTCGCGGTCGAGCGCGGTTACTTCGAGACCCCGCGGGACGTGACGCTCGACGAACTCGCCGCGGAGCTCGGCGAACCCCGCTCGACGGTGTCGTACCGGCTTCGACGCGCGACCGCTGAGTTAGCGAAACGATTCGCGGACCAACAGGCATGA
- a CDS encoding sulfurtransferase, producing the protein MTDESPTDDDRREPTDDDRREPTDDDRREPTNDDRREPTDDDRRNPTNNDRREPTDASTGGRYPTDVLVDADWVNARLDRFASDAADLRLLEVDVNASFYEEGHAPGAVGVDWRTDLRSAEAHDILSPAEMTAFLESSGIAEETTVVIYGDNRNWFAAHLYWQLAYYGHPDVRIMDGGREYWLERGYPTTTEPADPPDVTYGDAPDAPARPEVRASRADVRAALDTDTEFVDVRLPEEFRGEITKPPGSDEGAMRGGHVPGATNVFWAENVRPDGLFKSREELADVYESRGIAPGDDVIVYCRIGERSSVTWFVLEELLGYECVRHYDGSWTEWGNMIGVPIEVGEPDGG; encoded by the coding sequence ATGACCGACGAATCCCCCACAGACGACGATCGGCGAGAGCCCACGGACGACGACCGACGAGAGCCCACGGACGACGACCGACGAGAGCCCACGAACGACGACCGACGAGAGCCCACGGACGACGACCGGCGGAATCCCACGAACAACGATCGGCGAGAGCCCACGGACGCGTCGACGGGCGGCCGATACCCGACGGACGTGCTCGTTGACGCCGACTGGGTGAACGCCCGGCTCGACCGGTTCGCTTCCGACGCGGCCGACCTGCGGCTGCTCGAAGTCGACGTCAACGCCTCGTTTTACGAGGAGGGACACGCGCCCGGGGCCGTCGGCGTCGACTGGCGGACCGACCTCCGGTCGGCGGAGGCACACGACATCCTCTCGCCGGCGGAGATGACCGCCTTCCTCGAATCGAGCGGGATCGCCGAGGAGACGACCGTCGTCATCTACGGCGACAACCGGAACTGGTTCGCGGCCCACCTCTACTGGCAGCTCGCCTACTACGGCCATCCGGACGTCCGGATCATGGACGGCGGCCGCGAGTACTGGCTGGAACGCGGCTACCCGACCACGACGGAGCCGGCAGATCCACCGGACGTGACGTACGGCGACGCGCCCGACGCGCCGGCGAGGCCGGAGGTGCGGGCGTCTCGCGCGGACGTGCGGGCGGCGCTCGACACCGACACGGAGTTCGTCGACGTGCGGCTGCCCGAGGAGTTCCGCGGAGAGATCACGAAGCCGCCCGGCAGCGACGAGGGGGCGATGCGGGGCGGCCACGTCCCCGGGGCGACGAACGTGTTCTGGGCCGAGAACGTCCGTCCAGACGGCCTGTTCAAGTCGCGCGAGGAGCTCGCGGACGTGTACGAGTCGCGGGGCATCGCCCCCGGTGACGACGTGATCGTCTACTGTCGGATCGGGGAGCGGTCGTCGGTCACGTGGTTCGTCCTCGAGGAGTTGCTCGGGTACGAATGCGTGCGACACTACGACGGCTCCTGGACCGAGTGGGGGAACATGATCGGCGTCCCGATCGAGGTCGGCGAGCCCGACGGCGGCTAG
- a CDS encoding helix-turn-helix domain-containing protein gives MSDAGSKREESQFVGRLLDALSEETNRTILSALDEPTSVADLVERCDIPMSTVYRRLDTLRELDLVTEHVSIDAEKGRYRRYERNVSRVSVTVDESGRLRARVERPNGEPDEAVTGGPPGR, from the coding sequence ATGAGTGACGCCGGGTCGAAGCGCGAGGAGTCGCAGTTCGTCGGGCGGCTCCTCGACGCGCTGAGCGAGGAGACGAACCGGACGATCCTGTCCGCGCTCGACGAGCCGACCTCGGTCGCGGACCTCGTCGAGCGGTGCGACATCCCGATGTCGACGGTGTACCGGCGCTTGGACACGCTCAGGGAGTTGGACCTGGTGACGGAACACGTCTCGATAGACGCCGAGAAGGGCCGGTACCGACGCTACGAGCGGAACGTGAGCCGCGTCTCGGTCACCGTCGACGAGAGCGGCCGGCTCAGAGCCCGGGTCGAACGCCCGAACGGCGAGCCCGACGAAGCGGTGACGGGAGGGCCGCCGGGGCGGTAG
- a CDS encoding CBS domain-containing protein — protein MTGKPTVGEYMTREVETVSPDETVATVARRMADSDGHNGFPVTQGRTVEGFVSAGDLLLADDDAPVFTVMTENLIVAHPDMKVTDAARVILRSGIQRLPVVDDADNLVGIISNTDVVRSQIERATPGKVGKLMRTLSQIHGVELDEERREVAIADLTPTQARVYADELEGRQYELEHGLAEPLVVIDNGGTLYLADGHHRAMAARKAGIETMDAYVIVPRTPVDLGMAKTAEKEGLRVVGDIEVVDYARHPLVETTKRLQ, from the coding sequence ATGACCGGGAAACCGACGGTCGGGGAGTACATGACCCGCGAGGTGGAGACGGTCAGCCCGGACGAGACGGTGGCGACCGTCGCGCGCCGCATGGCCGACAGCGACGGACACAACGGGTTCCCAGTCACGCAGGGCCGCACCGTCGAGGGGTTCGTCTCGGCCGGGGACCTGTTGCTCGCGGACGACGACGCCCCCGTGTTCACGGTGATGACGGAGAACCTGATCGTCGCGCACCCGGACATGAAGGTGACCGACGCGGCGCGCGTAATCCTCCGCTCCGGCATCCAGCGGCTCCCGGTCGTCGACGACGCCGACAACCTCGTCGGGATCATCTCGAACACCGACGTGGTCCGCTCGCAGATCGAGCGCGCGACGCCCGGCAAGGTCGGGAAGCTAATGCGAACCCTCTCGCAGATCCACGGCGTCGAGCTCGACGAGGAGCGCCGCGAGGTCGCCATCGCGGACCTGACGCCGACGCAGGCGCGGGTGTACGCCGACGAGCTGGAGGGCCGGCAGTACGAGCTCGAACACGGGCTCGCCGAGCCCCTCGTCGTCATCGACAACGGCGGCACCCTCTACCTGGCCGATGGCCACCACCGGGCGATGGCCGCGCGCAAGGCCGGCATCGAGACGATGGACGCGTACGTGATCGTCCCCCGGACCCCGGTCGATCTGGGGATGGCGAAGACCGCGGAGAAGGAGGGGCTCCGCGTCGTCGGCGACATCGAGGTCGTCGACTACGCGCGACACCCCCTCGTGGAGACGACGAAGCGGCTTCAGTAA
- a CDS encoding glycine zipper domain-containing protein, translating into MGRIRNSLSRAKYAAVGAAVGAAVGGLWSRNAASTGGALGGLAGATLAELKSGAGGVFADKADDADGDEDDLEADAAA; encoded by the coding sequence ATGGGACGAATCCGAAACTCGTTGAGCAGAGCGAAGTACGCGGCCGTCGGCGCCGCGGTGGGCGCCGCGGTCGGCGGGCTGTGGAGCCGGAACGCGGCCAGCACGGGCGGCGCGCTCGGCGGGCTGGCGGGCGCCACCCTCGCCGAACTGAAGTCGGGCGCCGGCGGCGTGTTCGCCGATAAAGCGGACGACGCCGACGGGGACGAGGACGACCTCGAGGCCGACGCGGCGGCGTGA
- a CDS encoding NOP5/NOP56 family protein, with translation MSDTDAGPDANAASDGGDGWFEALPSDATDDSDTDTESGDAATAAAAARVRDGSAASPADWPARAVESGFADDADEYYDRLKAATTRATREAVRERERADDAQLIHAIRAMDDTERVANELAERSVEWAGSLFDDVGSGVDGAREIAAREPESEVERRAVSLAERAADLDDERAELAETIARIAPAVAPNLTEMAGPELAARLIALAGGLESLAKKPSGTVQVLGAEDALFAHLSGRAPSPKHGIIYTHEFVRGTRPEDRGSAARALAGKLTLAARADHYAGERRAQLHDDLRERMATIRARADDGTSEGGDDGEAASDDGAGGAASDGGADDE, from the coding sequence ATGAGCGACACCGACGCCGGACCGGACGCGAACGCGGCGTCCGACGGCGGTGATGGCTGGTTCGAGGCGCTGCCGTCGGACGCGACCGACGACAGTGACACCGACACCGAGAGCGGCGACGCCGCGACCGCGGCGGCCGCGGCGCGGGTGCGCGACGGGAGCGCCGCGTCGCCCGCCGACTGGCCCGCGCGCGCCGTCGAGTCCGGGTTCGCGGACGACGCCGACGAGTACTACGACCGACTCAAGGCCGCGACGACGCGCGCGACCCGCGAGGCGGTCCGCGAGCGGGAGCGCGCCGACGACGCGCAGCTGATCCACGCGATCCGGGCGATGGACGACACCGAGCGCGTCGCAAACGAGCTCGCCGAGCGTTCCGTCGAGTGGGCGGGTAGCCTCTTCGACGACGTCGGCTCCGGCGTCGACGGCGCGCGAGAGATCGCGGCCCGAGAGCCCGAGAGCGAGGTCGAGCGGCGGGCGGTCTCCCTCGCCGAGCGCGCCGCCGACCTCGACGACGAGCGCGCCGAACTCGCGGAGACGATCGCTCGGATCGCGCCCGCGGTCGCCCCGAACCTCACCGAGATGGCCGGGCCGGAGCTCGCCGCGCGGTTGATCGCGCTCGCGGGCGGGTTAGAGTCGCTCGCGAAGAAGCCGTCCGGCACGGTTCAGGTACTCGGCGCCGAGGACGCGCTGTTCGCGCACCTCTCGGGACGGGCGCCCTCGCCGAAGCACGGGATCATCTACACTCACGAGTTCGTCCGCGGCACGCGGCCGGAGGACCGCGGCTCCGCGGCGCGGGCGCTTGCCGGGAAGCTGACGCTCGCGGCGCGCGCCGACCACTACGCCGGCGAACGACGGGCACAGCTCCACGACGACCTCCGCGAGCGGATGGCGACGATTCGGGCGCGTGCGGACGACGGGACGAGCGAGGGCGGCGACGACGGCGAAGCGGCGAGCGACGACGGAGCCGGCGGCGCGGCGAGCGACGGAGGGGCCGACGATGAGTGA
- a CDS encoding fibrillarin-like rRNA/tRNA 2'-O-methyltransferase, translating to MSESTLPDGVERREFDGERRLATRGEPVYGEPTADGWRAWDPERSKLGGMLELGIETGLSGGETVLYLGAASGTTVSHVADFAGPTYAVEFAPRPARDLLDAAAPRDRLFPLLKDARKPATYAHVVEADVDAVVQDVATRGQADVAVRNAQFLADDGRLLLAIKARSEDVTAEPDTVFEGALDRLREAYEILETRRLDRYHEDHLGVVATPK from the coding sequence ATGAGTGAGTCGACCCTTCCCGACGGGGTCGAGCGCCGCGAGTTCGACGGCGAGCGGCGGCTCGCGACCCGCGGCGAGCCGGTGTACGGCGAGCCGACCGCCGACGGCTGGCGCGCGTGGGACCCCGAGCGTTCGAAGCTCGGCGGCATGCTCGAACTCGGGATAGAGACCGGGCTCTCCGGCGGGGAGACGGTCCTCTACCTCGGCGCCGCGAGCGGCACGACGGTCAGCCACGTCGCCGACTTCGCGGGCCCGACCTACGCCGTCGAGTTCGCCCCGCGACCGGCGCGCGACCTGCTCGACGCCGCCGCGCCGCGCGACCGCCTGTTCCCGCTGCTCAAGGACGCGCGGAAGCCGGCGACGTACGCGCACGTCGTCGAGGCCGACGTCGACGCGGTCGTTCAGGACGTGGCCACGCGCGGTCAGGCCGACGTGGCCGTCCGCAACGCGCAGTTCCTCGCCGACGACGGGCGGCTGCTGCTCGCGATCAAGGCGCGCAGCGAGGACGTGACCGCGGAGCCGGACACGGTGTTCGAGGGCGCGCTCGACCGGCTCCGGGAGGCGTACGAGATCCTGGAGACGCGGCGGCTCGACCGGTACCACGAGGACCACCTCGGCGTGGTGGCGACGCCGAAGTAG
- a CDS encoding helix-turn-helix transcriptional regulator — protein sequence MKNDLRERRAETGESQADLAAAVGVTRQTINAIERERYDPSLELAFALADHFDCRVEDLFEPAA from the coding sequence ATGAAGAACGACCTCCGCGAGCGGCGCGCCGAGACCGGCGAGAGCCAAGCCGACCTCGCCGCCGCGGTCGGCGTCACTCGCCAGACGATCAACGCGATCGAACGCGAGCGCTACGACCCGTCGCTGGAGCTCGCCTTCGCCCTCGCCGACCACTTCGACTGCCGCGTCGAGGACCTGTTCGAACCGGCGGCGTGA
- a CDS encoding DUF2178 domain-containing protein, giving the protein MSEHNASATIRPSERKRYKRIAYGLLGAGIAALWISMALDRFVLGVAFYWAGGIGMGLVQRFSPVTLYDERDTTIDRKASQRTMKTFAYLFILGLPGGLVLQESGIVTLPGEFYGATWTLFAIYALYGVFVGYYKYRA; this is encoded by the coding sequence ATGAGCGAACACAACGCCTCCGCGACGATACGGCCCTCCGAGCGGAAACGGTACAAGCGAATCGCCTACGGACTACTCGGCGCCGGCATCGCCGCGCTGTGGATCTCGATGGCGCTCGATCGGTTCGTCCTCGGTGTCGCCTTCTACTGGGCCGGCGGCATCGGGATGGGGCTCGTCCAGCGGTTCAGCCCCGTGACGCTGTACGACGAGCGCGACACGACCATCGATCGCAAGGCGAGCCAGCGGACGATGAAGACCTTCGCGTACCTCTTCATCCTCGGCCTGCCCGGCGGCCTCGTACTTCAGGAGAGCGGCATCGTCACGCTCCCGGGCGAGTTCTACGGCGCGACGTGGACGCTGTTTGCGATATACGCCCTGTACGGCGTGTTCGTGGGCTACTACAAGTATCGCGCATGA
- a CDS encoding endonuclease III domain-containing protein: MSTQTWDETRVRALHDDLVALYEPVDRVAEHGADPTAEPGEGVRQLVTTILSQNVADENTRRASEALFERYADFAAIEAADHDELAETIRVAGLPDQKAARIQRALTAIREETGGAYSLAFLDAMATDDAKAWLTEIKGVGPKTASVVLNFHFGKPTMAVDTHVERVSKRFGLVQESASNERAHEVLDEQVPDELIYPLHVLLIRHGREHCSARGADCDNPVCDEYCDCEYC, translated from the coding sequence ATGTCGACGCAGACGTGGGACGAGACGCGGGTCCGGGCGCTTCACGACGACCTCGTCGCGCTGTACGAGCCGGTCGACCGCGTCGCCGAGCACGGCGCGGACCCGACCGCGGAGCCGGGCGAGGGCGTCAGGCAACTGGTGACGACGATCCTCTCGCAGAACGTCGCCGACGAGAACACCCGCCGCGCGTCGGAGGCGCTGTTCGAGCGGTACGCCGACTTCGCGGCGATCGAGGCCGCCGACCACGACGAGCTTGCCGAGACGATCCGCGTCGCGGGGCTCCCAGACCAGAAGGCCGCGCGGATCCAGCGCGCGCTGACCGCGATCCGCGAGGAGACCGGCGGCGCGTACTCGCTGGCGTTCCTCGACGCGATGGCGACCGACGACGCGAAGGCGTGGCTCACCGAGATCAAAGGCGTCGGCCCGAAGACCGCCAGCGTCGTGTTGAACTTCCACTTCGGGAAGCCGACGATGGCGGTCGACACCCACGTCGAGCGCGTCTCGAAGCGGTTCGGACTCGTCCAGGAGTCCGCGTCGAACGAGCGCGCCCACGAGGTGTTAGACGAGCAGGTCCCGGACGAGCTGATCTACCCGCTTCACGTCCTCCTGATTCGGCACGGGCGAGAGCACTGTTCGGCCCGCGGGGCCGACTGCGACAACCCCGTCTGTGACGAGTACTGCGACTGCGAGTACTGCTGA
- a CDS encoding tyrosine-type recombinase/integrase, with protein sequence MTASNHERYSVEIEGGRSLNLVPSKNAEQLNEQQLVDYAELRRRFVKWLRERAKNPEKLEGYSDYTVYETAYKCARFDRWVWGEEKRYTHPPTTKHADRYIDDVVSYWDVGNSTKGKTEEALARYYRWLAETTHVDVWDHEQRFNSGGGDAPRDYLTRRERRLVRETALDAGGWKIPAIVCVSLDAALRPVEVARATTEWCDIVNAMLRIPREDSSKNTDNWRTSLTTRSATVLDHWLDERKTIEMYDGREELWLTREGSTYGSRSLARLLRRLCDQAGIDSGARSMTWYSLRHSTGTYMTAERDLAATKAQLRHQSAQTTLKYDQVPPDQRRDVLDKM encoded by the coding sequence ATGACCGCAAGCAATCACGAACGCTACTCTGTTGAAATTGAGGGCGGTCGATCCCTCAATTTAGTCCCCTCAAAGAACGCCGAACAGCTCAATGAACAGCAACTGGTTGATTATGCGGAGCTCCGTCGGAGGTTTGTCAAATGGCTTCGAGAGCGGGCGAAGAACCCCGAGAAGTTGGAGGGATACAGCGACTATACAGTGTACGAGACCGCTTACAAATGCGCTCGATTCGACCGGTGGGTTTGGGGCGAGGAAAAGCGATATACACACCCGCCGACGACCAAGCACGCGGACCGGTACATCGACGACGTCGTCTCATACTGGGATGTCGGGAATAGCACGAAAGGGAAAACGGAAGAGGCTCTCGCCCGATACTACCGCTGGCTAGCAGAGACGACACACGTCGATGTATGGGACCACGAGCAGCGTTTCAACAGTGGCGGAGGCGATGCTCCGCGTGACTACCTAACCCGCCGAGAACGACGTCTAGTCCGCGAGACGGCGCTCGATGCTGGCGGTTGGAAAATCCCAGCGATCGTGTGTGTAAGTCTCGATGCCGCGCTCCGCCCGGTCGAAGTTGCTCGCGCCACGACTGAGTGGTGCGACATTGTCAACGCAATGCTCAGGATACCACGCGAGGACAGCTCGAAAAACACAGACAACTGGCGCACGAGTCTGACGACACGATCGGCAACAGTGCTAGATCACTGGTTAGACGAGCGCAAGACCATTGAGATGTACGACGGACGCGAGGAGCTCTGGCTTACTCGGGAGGGGTCCACGTACGGCAGTCGGTCGCTGGCCCGCTTACTCCGACGACTCTGTGATCAGGCTGGCATCGACAGCGGCGCGCGGTCGATGACCTGGTACTCGCTGAGGCACTCAACGGGCACCTATATGACTGCCGAGCGAGACCTCGCAGCGACCAAAGCCCAGCTGCGACATCAGTCGGCACAGACGACGCTCAAGTACGATCAGGTCCCACCGGACCAACGACGAGACGTGCTCGATAAAATGTAG